A genomic segment from Stegostoma tigrinum isolate sSteTig4 chromosome 1, sSteTig4.hap1, whole genome shotgun sequence encodes:
- the LOC132210478 gene encoding uncharacterized protein LOC132210478 has translation MPLLLRPTPQTLPSLPLPLPTLLRPPLMPLCPSRTRTQHHAPLKQLHPPLTLTELHPPLMPTQHRPQLTPAQLHPPPPTQARPPLTPPRPQPTLTSLRPQPPQPTGAEETAKVSPAESSPSLPDLPLTEDERSFFSKGLTFVALHPNVNEYQSRLDIASFSVAFASTLTSLTVKPNPPSTDCFSHLQHKSSSWTPLGRRIGLRDISAMIKWQGRLDGPRHTL, from the coding sequence ATGCCATTGCTGCTGAGACCGACACCACAGACATTACCGTCACTGCCACTGCCGCTGCCTACCCTGCTCCGCCCACCGCTGATGCCACTTTGCCCATCACGGACCCGGACACAACACCATGCTCCACTAAAGCAACTCCACCCACCGCTGACACTGACGGAACTTCACCCACCGCTGATGCCAACGCAACaccgcccacagctgacgccggcacaactccacccaccaccaccaacgCAAGCCCGCCCACCACTGACGccaccccgcccacagccgacgctgacatcgctccgcccacagcctccacagccaacaggtgcagaggagacagccaaagtgagccctgccgaatcttcaccatccctccccgacctccccctgactgaggatgaacggtcattctttagtaaagggctcacctttgtcgccCTCCACCCAAAtgtcaatgaataccagtcacgccTGGACATCGCAAGTTTTTCCGTCGCattcgcctccacacttacttctttaaccgttaagccgaaccctccctccactgactgcttctcccacctccaacacaagtcctcctcctggacaccactagGCAGGAGAATCGGGTTGAgagacatatcagccatgatcaaatggcaaggcagactcgatggaccaaggcacactctctga